Part of the Vicinamibacteria bacterium genome, CAACGGGCCTTCGCCACAATCTTCAGATTCCCCCGTTCGATCGTCTCGAATCGAGCACCCCGGCGGCGAAGCTCGGCCAGAGTCGCTTCGAAATCCCGTTCGCGTCCATAGGCCAGCAGGAGAGCTCCGCAAGAATCGCAGGTGGCGACGTCACGATGTCGTTTCAGGCTCCGGGACGACTCATCGAGGCAGCAGTTCTTCATCGATGGCGCAAGCCTCTGCGGAGCTCACACAGCTCGCAGGCGAATCCGTTCCGATGACGGGGGCAGTCGTGCAGAATTCCCATTCGCGAGAGGGCGAAGTCGTACTTCACCGGATCGTCGGGATCGAGTCGGGACAGGCTTCGGGTGATGTCGCATGCCGTCCTCCAGCCGGGCGTCTTCCTTCGCGTCCATCGCAGGGCTCTTCCGATGCGGTAGAGGTGGGTGTCGAGTGGTACGACGAGGTCCCGAGTCCTCACGAACGGCCAAAGCCCCAGATCGACGCCGTCGTCGGGCCGAGCCATCCAGCGAAGATACATGTTGGTCCTCTTGCACGCACCGGTGAGCGCGCTCGGGAAGAAGAATCGCACCCGGGCGCTCGGGGGCAATTGCCGAGAGCGATAAACGCCGCCGTGATCCAGCCGTAGCGCTCGCTCCCGGAAGGCGGAGATGCTCCCCGCCATGTCCCCTTCCACGTAGCCTTCCGCGAAGAACGCACCGATGCTTCCCTTGGTCTGGATCATCAACCCCGCCCAACGGACCAGACAGACGACGTCCCTTGCGTCGATCCAGCGATGACGAAATCCGCCGAGAGCCGTCAGGGCCGGCCCGACAGAAAGGCGAATGGCAAACTCGGCTGGCCGGCTGCCCATCCAGGCGCAGAGGCGCTCGAGACTCTGGCGGATCGAGGCGACGTTTCCGAACGCGAGCGCTGAGGCCACGAGCCCGATGACCTCGCGGTCCATCGGATCCGGGTATCGGTGAGGGAATTCCAGCGGGTCCGACTCCAGATAGCGCGCGTCGTAACGTGCGCGGAGCCGTTCGAGTCCCTCGAGAAGGAGTTGCTGACGCTGGTTCATGGGAGGGTGAACACCGATCGCCCCGAGACGATCGTGCGAACCGCCCGACCCTGAAGCTCCCAATCGGCGAACGGCGTGCTCCTTCCCTTCGAGACGAAAACCGACGGCTCCACCCGGAAGGGCCGCTCGGGATCGAGCAAAGTGAGGTCCGCGGGTGCGCCCACCGCGAGCGTCCCGCCCTCGACCCCCAGTATCCTCGCCGGCCCGGTCGACATGAGCTCGATCCAGCGATTCAAGGAGATGATGCCGGGCCGGACGAGTCGGTCGAGCCCGAGCGACACCGAGGTCTCCAGGCCGACGATGCCGAAGGGCGCATGATCGAAGTCCTGCTGTTTCTCGTCCTCGTGGTGAGGCGCGTGGTCGGTCGCGATCGCGTCCACGGTTCCGTCGGCGAGTCCCTCGAGAAGCGCCTCGAGGTCCTCCTCGGTAACGAGAGGGGGCTTCATCTTCGCCCGGGTGTCGTAGCCTCGTACGCTGTCGTCGGTCAAGAGAAGGTGGTGGGGCGTCACTTCGCAAGTTACCGGCAAACCTCTCTCCTTCGCCTGGCGAACCGCCTCGAGGGCTCCCTTGGTCGACAGATGGGCGACGTGGAGCCGCGCCCCCGTCGTTTCCGCCAGGATCACGTTACGGCGAACCGAGATCTCTTCCGATGCCCTGGGAATGCCGCGAAGGCCCAGACAGGTCGACCAGTAGCCCTCGTTCATCACGCCACCGGGA contains:
- a CDS encoding dihydroorotase, which codes for MKSLLIRGARIVDPSQRIDRVSDLFVDEGRIRAIDEGLSPEGAEVVDARGLIAVPGLIDMHVHLREPGFEYKETIASGTAAAAAGGFAAVAAMANTDPPNDCAAVTEYILEKAHRAGGARVHPIGATTRRMEGKELSEMGEMVAAGAVAVSDDGLPVRDANVMRRAMEYATIFDIPVIEHCETPELHPGGVMNEGYWSTCLGLRGIPRASEEISVRRNVILAETTGARLHVAHLSTKGALEAVRQAKERGLPVTCEVTPHHLLLTDDSVRGYDTRAKMKPPLVTEEDLEALLEGLADGTVDAIATDHAPHHEDEKQQDFDHAPFGIVGLETSVSLGLDRLVRPGIISLNRWIELMSTGPARILGVEGGTLAVGAPADLTLLDPERPFRVEPSVFVSKGRSTPFADWELQGRAVRTIVSGRSVFTLP
- a CDS encoding TIGR02757 family protein, giving the protein MNQRQQLLLEGLERLRARYDARYLESDPLEFPHRYPDPMDREVIGLVASALAFGNVASIRQSLERLCAWMGSRPAEFAIRLSVGPALTALGGFRHRWIDARDVVCLVRWAGLMIQTKGSIGAFFAEGYVEGDMAGSISAFRERALRLDHGGVYRSRQLPPSARVRFFFPSALTGACKRTNMYLRWMARPDDGVDLGLWPFVRTRDLVVPLDTHLYRIGRALRWTRRKTPGWRTACDITRSLSRLDPDDPVKYDFALSRMGILHDCPRHRNGFACELCELRRGLRHR